DNA sequence from the Daphnia pulex isolate KAP4 chromosome 8, ASM2113471v1 genome:
ataatgtagCAAATTGAAATCTAacgcttttttaaaatttatttaggaAAGACGCTTCTAGCACAGACAATCGCTCAATGTTTAgatgttccttttttctatttgtgaCTGTACGACTTTGACGCAAGTTGGATATGTCGGTGAAGACATTGAAAGTGTAAGCATTCTACCCctttaagttttcttttaaatactttTGTAATGAAAATTATCTCTCAGGTGATTGCCAAACTGCTGCAAGATGCAAACTACAATGTTGACAAAGCCCAACAAGGTAGGCTCATTCAATCCATTTTACAATGTTAATAATTCTGATCAAAATGACGCAATAACTAATATGTTTCCTTGTTGTTAGGTATCGTATTCCTCGACGAGGTTGATAAAATCGGCGCCGTACCTGGAATTCATCAGTTGCGTGACGTTGGAGGAGAAGGAGTGCAGCAAGGAATGCTGAAGATGCTTGAGGGAACGATTGTCAATGTTCCTGAAAAAATTGCTCCTCGCAAACTTCTAGGAGAAACTATTCAAGTTGATACGACAAATATCCTGTTCGTTGCTTCAGGTGCCTATACAGGACTGGATCGTATTGTGTCTCGccgcaaaaatgaaaaggttatAAGTTCCCAAATTTACGCATTAGAGGCTTGCGTTTAATCTTAAAAATCATTGCCACATTACAGTATTTGGGATTCGGCGCTAGTTCTTCTGGGAATAGTGCCAGAAGACGTGCGGCTACGCAAACAGGAATGGGTGAAGTATCCTCAGAAGTTGCTGACGATGAAAGCGAAAGAGATGCTTTCCTTCGTGCAGTCGAAGCAAtggatttgattgattttggcATGATTCCTGAATTTGTCGGTCGTTTCCCTGTGATCGTAccttttcattctctctccCAAGACACATTGGTCAGAATTCTTACTGAACCTCGAAATGCTCTAGTCCCACAGTTCCAGATGCTCTTTGGAATGGATAACTTTAAGGTACTGCAGACTTCATTATCGcacaaacaattatttcatttgaccCGATGTCATGTTTTAGGTTGAGTTAACTTTCTCCCCAGAAGCACTCAGAACTATTTCTAAACAagcaatggaaaaaaagactGGCGCCCGAGGCTTGAGAGCTATATACATGATATTTTACACAATTTGCTCAGAACAAGTTCatgatttttatataatttactTTCCCTTTAGGAAACTTTATTACTTGACGCGATGTTTGAAATTCCTGGTTCCGATATTGGTATTTATAAAGAGACTATTTCTAGAAGAGCGGGCTCATTGATATATGATTTTTTTATCGTGTTTTTAGTATCAGTCCATGTCACAGAGGACGCTGTTAATGGCAGAAGTCAACCTCTCTTCATCCATGATGCAGCCCAAGTATAATATCCTtacgaaaataattaaacttttcatttggttctaatttttgtttcttacaGAGCGTTACCAGTGATGGTCAAGTAGCTGTTGACGACGAAGAATTGGGACAAGCCCAAGCTGGACGGGGTTAGATGATACTTTGTtttcaaacaacaacttttcgttttctttccaacGGGGCTACTTATGGCGTATATATATCGGGATTTCTAGACTACGTCGATAtgtacaatttttaaaaaatgtactaAGCCTCTCTTGTTGCCtcgttttatttctatcttctttttgtttatggGACTCGAAGCCTTCAATAAAGTCGATATAACTTCATTTCAATTAGGTTTAGACTTAGATTAACTAAGACAAATTGGGACAACTAACTGTGCTAATTGTGATGTGAATAGCAAAATattatgatttaaaaacaaacaatccaaAATGCATTATAATGTAATTGTATTCTCAAAGTAAGGTCACCAGTGGTTGATGAATCCTATTTAAGAACTTTAAACcttgtttaatttttagtaTGTGTGATGTTCTTTTCTACTTAGgatgtcttctttttcttgaacagCCGCATGAAGACAATCATGGctaaataatagaaaaattaacattaaataaacaTCAACATTACAAGCAATAGATTACCTATGAAAGACATGCAGACAAgcaataaaaacaaccaaacccAGCAACAGGTACAGAATCCACTTATCTCTTGAAGCTTTTGGGTTTGAGTCTGAaggtttgtttgattttcttcagCCAGAATGTTGGCCTTTTCCAGTGTAATTAAGTCCTGTCTGATAATTGAGTTTGCAGACATGGTTTGCTCTTTCATGGTTTTAGCCATGGTAAGCAAATTATTTGTGATTTCTTCTTGGGTTTGCTGCTCATTACTAATCACTCCATCAAAATCCTGCACATGAGTAGGAGtggtgtttatttttatggtgCTCAGtaattcagtttttctttgccTTAATGTTGAAGCaggattttcaaattcttcatttttttctgttgagaCAGACTCTTTTGCTGGAAGTAATTTATTGGTCAGCAACTCATCCCTAACTTGATTGCTATACTGAGATGCATTTTTATGTCGGATTTCCTTTGAAACTGTGTCTCCGTGTGGAGAAGAGCAAGGGGACAAAAATTGAGAAGCATTGTTTTTTCGGTACTCGCAAGTCATCACGACACGCCCGATGTGTGATGTTCTTTTAAAACCGGAATTCTTCGcctttctgtaaaaaaaaaaccggaatctctaaaataaaaaccggaaTTCTTCGCCTTTCTGTTTCCAGATCTGTTGAAaagtaacaacaaaaaatgctCATTAGCAATTGaccaattgttctgaaaagtAGAGTAGCAACACATCTTACGGTCTTCCACTGCTATTGTTTCTTcaccattttaaatttctgtcAGTCTCTTCACCATCTTGCAATGACCCAGTATACATGTGTCCATGTTGGTTGTAGACTAAAGATTCCTGAgtgagagaagagaaataagGCATGACTTTAAAATatcaatgaaatgttaattttacCTAAAGAATAAACATAACAAAGCAAGAGTTGACAAAAATCTTACTCGAGTCATCTTGTGTCGTGGAAGATTGGCAAAAGAAgatagattttcttttcttaattcaTCTGATATTCAAGTCAACAAAGAGTTTGATAACTATCTCGAAAGTTACCAATCTCAATCTCTTTCTTCGTCGATTCTGGTTCTTCTCACTGACTAATATTTTACTGAAACAATAATATATTGTGGCCAATTTTGGAATTGTGATCCATGTGGTGATTGAAGATGAGAATTGTTGCTCTTCCAGGTGAAATATAGTATTTGGCAGTTCACTTAATTGGTGTGTTTTGCCACTGAATGTGTGTTGATCCCTTCAAGAGGTTCTTCATTACTGGATTATTCATTGGCAATAGTATTGTGACCCAATAAAgacacaaaacaaactttaTTTATCGCATTCACTGCTTTTTCAGCACGCCATGACTGCAATAAATCCGATGCAGAAATTGTAATGcgtgaatgaatttttattttgacataACTGGAGAATATCGTATGAGTATCGTACAAACCGAACAGACGACGAATTGGACGTTGCCAGATTGATTGTTTACCAACTTTCAACAGgttttttgaaagattttaacCGGATTTAGCGCTTTTCAGGTTTCAGTTTTACAGGAATACACTCTATTTATTCTGTAGTTTCAAGACATAAATATTGCAAATATCTGGTAAGTGATAATggcaaattttgtttatttttcagtaaATATCAAACAGCATAACAATAGTTCCAATGCTATTCATTCTCCCGTATTCGCAACCCATCGCCCAAATTAGAATCATCGTTTAATATCGTTAAAAATTCGTTATTCTATGGACTGAAGTCCGACTATTTCACATCAAATttgtctgttttattttcatgctGAAAGTTCAGACGGGCAATCCGGTTGTCGGCTCGGATGAGCCTTCACGAAAGGCTCAAGAACTTCGAGATTCTTTTCCACACGAGCAACATTAGGAAACTGTGCCATGTCCACATCAAACCTTATTTAAGACGAAgcgagagaaaaatagaacaTGAAACGAATCATGGAAACTTTAGTCTTTACTACCTCCTTGCATTGTATAGTTGTGGGACAAGGCAACAATCAGCCATTGTAACATCATCTCCAACACAGAAATTTCCACTGGAagtttctaatattttttctaatgctgtaataaaaaattttgtttttatataaaCTTTGCAAACATATTTCTTAGAGTTTCTTCACCTACCAGTGAGTCCTTTGAAATTCCACTTATTTTAGCAGCCCAATCTTTCTGTTTAGATTCTTCAAATTGTTTAAGTACAGCCACATTCTGTAAGGGTTGAATCCCAGAACCAATAATTTCACATATTTCTCTCACTTTGAATCTTATCACACCATCTTTTGGCAATAAGGGTTTTAAAGGATAAGATTCTTCTAAATATTCCAAAATAGCTACCTAAATGTACAGATGGAAGTAAAAATTATGCAATGAAACCAAGGACAGGACTCGTTCGTTTGGATTCCGCCTTACTCGATGCTTTAGACGTCGATTTAGATGGAGAGGAAGAAATCTGGAATATTTAGATACCAGCAACATAAACTGGAATATCAGCAACATAGACCAGGTAGTCgataaacttaaaaataaaccaaagtTACCGATggtatagattttttttctaaagtaaGACTGGCATCTTGATGTCTCTTACGCACGACACAGCTAAGAAAACTACTTGCCCTGTGAAATCAGAGGACAGATCTGCATCTAACTCATACGATCGTCGCTTTCTGGGCTGCATGACTGGCGTCATCTTGTCTGTGGGGTTCCAAGAGCTGGAACGACGTTCACAGGTGTTATtggttagtaaaaaaaaaaaatgataatgagATTGTCGTAGCGAAAAAGAGCTGTTAGTTGGCATCTGACCTGCTGGAGTTGGCTTTGGGCTAATCGTGACATCGTGGCTGCATGACAGGCGTCTCCATTTCTGTGGGGTTCCAAGAGCTGGAACGACGTTTACGAGTGTTCATGGCTTGTGGTGTGTTATACTGAGCATCAATGTTGCGAAAGAAAGCTGTTGTAAAGTGTCGTGATTGTCTGCTCTGCTGGAGGTGGCTTTGGGCTGATCGTAGATGATTTGTTGACTGCAGAAATTTCGGCGCTGTCCCAAAATTTCTGAATTGATTTGAgaacaattaataatttaccatTAGATGCTTCACTACCCCTCTGTAAGGCCCTGCagaacaaattataaaaaccattaaaaataactttaaaacaaaaaacgaaaaaggagcTTCATACAGTGAATGTCTGGTATTGCGTGGATTTGCCTTGTCCTTTTCAGATGACATTTGTGCCAACAAGTGATTCTGTTATGGTTTCACTATCAGACTGCGATTCTCAAACACAAGCTTCTTTTTGTCCATGTTTAAGGAGGCAACTTCTTCGTTCAGATTGTCTAActgattttgcattttttcgaACTAACGAGGCAAACAATTATAGTGAACGAGCAATGACTGAAAGCTCATAAAAATAGATGAAACATACTTTAACTGCATATTGATTGATGACTTCATCTTTACGGTTGAGCTCTTTCTTAGCACTGTCGTACTTCTTGCGTAAATAAGCAATCTCAGATTCAAAATCCAGTGTTGAAGCCTTGCTGAGGTGACTCTCAGTGAGCTATGTAAAACAGAAGAGTGATTAAATattggaaatcaaataaatatataagttAAATGAATACAAACCTCCTCCTTATTCACGGACAGCATTTCTTCCTTTCGTACAGAAATGGAGTCATCATAACGTGTTTCTAACTCGCTCTTCGCTTTATTAACCGCTTCAAGCTCGCGTCAAGcgtcgctttcgcagtttagggacagCCACATTAAGATTACATTACACTGTATCTGAGAGGGCCAGAATTGGCGGGGGGAGTGCCCTCTCCTCTCTGGCAGAGGGAGGGCCCTCTCCTCTCTGAGAGGGCCAGAATTGGCTATCAGGCAGACAACCAGGCAACCAATCAGAGAGGAGAGGGCCAGAATTGGCTACAACCATGCAACCAATGAGAGAGGAGGAGCTTCCCATACCCCAGGACTGCGGCGTATAAAAGCAGTGCCACATCTTGTCACAACCTCAGTCTCTCGAACGTCCACAGCAGATCGAGATCACTCTTAAGTTAACTGGAGTCAAGGCGCAAACAGTTAAAGCCGCTCACAAGAAGATTGCCTGCCCCGGCCATTGAAGGAGTCAAGAAACCCCATCGTTATCTTTCCGGCGACATCGCGATCCCACTTGGAAGTAATGGAACCAACTCCCAAGAAAACCAATGGAATGGAGTTGCCGAATCTTAGCAACGAAGATGCGGAATTGATCCGCGAACTGACGGCGGAATTGGAAGAGATCCTGGCCGTAAAAAACCAGCAAATAGAGGAACTGAAAGATGAACTGGAAGCTGTCCGCATGATACTTAATGtaagtatttatttattttttatttatttattatttttttatttctaatttaattttcatttcagacGGAACCCCTGGTCCTCAACAGGGAAACGCTGAAAGTCGCTCCGTGGCAGTCGTTTGGGGTTGCAGACCACGATGCTGCAAACCCTGCGCCGAATGGAGGAGGCATTGGAGCCGTTGGCGGAGGCGGAGTCGTTGGCGTTGGCGGAGGCGAAGTCGTTGGCGGAGGCGGTGCCGGAGTCGGTGGTGGAGCCGGAGTCGGTGGTGGAGCCGCTGCCAACCGCCACTAGGCCAGACTTTGCCCGTATGTTCCCTTTTGTGCCTATTCCGTCGACCATTGGAAGCAATTTTGtattcccctccccccttacTGTTCTGGAATCCGTCGATAACAATTGTCGCTCCCTTCCCTTTGTTTCATTCAATGTGAATTTATGTGTCTCGCTTTCTCCAGTTGTAACTTGAAATCGTAAAACCTCATAATACgataatttcaataaattgttcattcacatcgaaaatattttcagttaTTATTAGCATGGTCGAAGAGGGGGGTGGTTTGTTCACGCACTATAATTTTCCCCTAAGGCTTGATCCTCGGGTTTACAGGTTTTTTTCAAAGCCTTGACTCTAATCtatctcttgtgtgtgttgccgTGTGCTGCCTTGATTGGGACAGGGGCATGTCGTTAGAGGCGAGGTTAGAGGCGCAGGATTGGACCCGGCCGGGTCGTCGCAGCAGATCGTCCCATCCGGGCGTACTGATCCTGTTCATGTTAAGGTAAACTTTGACGACGGCCAGTCTCGACGTCGCAGGCTTGTCACGGAGTCAAACATTCTCGTCTGGTACTATCGATGAAGTTGATTTGCTTCGTTTTCGAACCGTCACCATAGTTATACGCCAGAGGCAGAGTGTAGTTACTCACGGTTGAGTTGCAGGAGGCAGTTTGATGATTGGGCTACTGAATTGCGCTGAATTGGATCTATATACATGCAAATTCCATGTTGTCACGATCGAACCTGAACTTTTAACCTACTCGGTGGAGGCGTTCGCTTAGttacaaattgaaatgaagaagaggtcaagaaaattagattttgaaaCCTTTTCGTTCTAATGGCAGATTGATCGGCCCTTTTCTGTGCGCGACAGCTCAAAACTTTGATCCCCATGACGGCTGAACAAAACCTGCTTTATTACTTGACTTGTTTTGGTACGAAAAGAACTTTCACCCGCTTTCACCGTCGAAAAAATGtctcaatcaatcaattggtGGCCGATTCTGTTGGAACGAATATTTAAGGAGCTGAGAACTTCCAGAGTCATAAATCTTggcattgaaaatttgaaacaacaTATTAATTGAATATTGACATCTTTGACTGCAAGAATATGGAAACCAGTTtttaattgtcttttttttttaatttgaaacttAGGAAGAATTGCATAGCGACTATAGCTATACTGATGAAAGGTAGCTCAGCCAAAACTCACCAATAACATAATTAAGGACAGTGGGAGAATGAATGATACTAATGCGTTGGGCAATCTCGTCGCCAATCGAATAATATTTTGTGGCGTGTGATGGACGTTTCATGCCATAGACGAATTTGCTGGCGTCTCTCATGCGCCGGGTTTCcttatttgaatttagaacaaattgaaattttgggaaaaatgTGTCGTTACATCGAATTCCCGTCTTCCttttaatttaacaaattgaaaatttcaggTCAACGACAAAACGTGTGGATATTGGGTTACACACGCCATATACTATGTTCAAGCATACTGATTTCCAAACTGTTTTGATAAGCATATCGACTAAAAAGCTCACAATTGAGACAAAAAGCGTCCGATATGGTCTGTCCGTTCACCCGTAAAAATCAGTTCTAGTATATCAAGTTACTTTATACATGTGTCGAAGCTGTTGGGGGTTGATGGCAACCAGCCAGTCTAAACAAGGAGCTATTGTCGACGCATCGAATCAAACTAGGTATATATGTGTGCTGCTGTTATTTCCAATTTGGTCCTTTGCGTGCTCATGTGTTTATAGTTTCGGTTACAGGATTCGTATATACCTATATACCCAACACGGAGCTGCAATGCATGCGTGACACCAGACaggttttatttatatattatatgtcGTAGTTGCAGTATACGTGCGCCAATTTAACTAATACAATTTCtcatttgaatcttttttttttttcgccagaGTGCTGCTGCAACGACCTTGCTGTATTCTGTGTGTGCATACACTCTCGCCCTCCCAGTATGCCAAATTGATCAAAATCCGCTTTTGGgcatttgtattattattcacTTTTGCTTATTGGAAAATCAGCAACTTTCGATGAATCCTATGTGCATGACCATAGGAAGCAATGATGGAAATTCGAATGCTAATTTCATCAGTTTTCAAGTGAGTTTTCGTGAAATGCAAACCTgcttgacaatttttttactgtaaGAATAATGTGTGGGGCTCAACTCACTCGCACTCGCACTCGCGCTCAACTCGCTGTGGGCGTCAACTTGAGCGCGGTTAGCGTTGGCAAACGAGAAGCAAAGTCGAATCAGGCAGAAATGAAATCCTCGCTAATAATTCCGAAGTAATATTCGATTccttattttccttattttccttattttatcGTGCCATGTAGCTGCTTGTAGGTTACTCCTTTGCGCCGCTGCAATCGCCCCGTTCGTGAGTACctgattgatttattatataatttatattCCATCCCGGTGCTGAAATGGGAAAGGCGTTCAACTTTTCGATCTTCAAACTAGACGGTAACCGGTCACTGGCGAGCAGCACTGCAATTGTGGGAGGGTAGCtgctgtgtctgtgtgtagtcaAGATCGAGAGACGGAAGGGCTGATGGCCATCTCAGTGGGTTATatgcaatatttttgaaaaacacttctaacaaaaagtaatcagaattaaatttccgatttttttgtgtaaaaaaaaaaattacacaacaAATTCGGAGATTTAATTCTGATTACTTTTTGTTAGaagtgtttttcaaaaatattgcatATAACCCCTGCTATTTAACAAAATCATCGGCGGGTAATCAGCTGTTCCACACAAGCTTATGGGAAAACCGCTGAAAACTGCC
Encoded proteins:
- the LOC124200750 gene encoding LOW QUALITY PROTEIN: ATP-dependent Clp protease ATP-binding subunit clpX-like, mitochondrial (The sequence of the model RefSeq protein was modified relative to this genomic sequence to represent the inferred CDS: deleted 2 bases in 2 codons; substituted 1 base at 1 genomic stop codon): MWSCSKTLACVSTVICLIVQFRVLSWAVSVHKKEAFKMEIDTAFVAVDQLATELSCSNVETFVSSTRFVKCEKCHHFFVGLSEVDQKKSVIESQEAAAEVKPGQFKKAPPPPQKIYEYLNHHVIGQEWAKKVLSVAVYNHYXRIFNNLPSIPKKGNEEQEVPAANQGGRGRTTPQAWADLLQVTGLGQSHGLGASGTTSQQQTLPPASDEPKTSAASSGSDILDTSSHELRLDKSNILMLGPTRSGKTLLAQTIAQCLDVPFSICDCTTLTQVGYVGEDIESVIAKLLQDANYNVDKAQQGIVFLDEVDKIGAVPGIHQLRDVGGEGVQQGMLKMLEGTIVNVPEKIAPRKLLGETIQVDTTNILFVASGAYTGLDRIVSRRKNEKYLGFGASSSGNSARRRAATQTGMGEVSSEVADDESERDAFLRAVEAMDLIDFGMIPEFVGRFPVIVPFHSLSQDTLVRILTEPRNALVPQFQMLFGMDKVELTFSPEALRTISKQAMEKKTGARGLRAI